One segment of Triticum aestivum cultivar Chinese Spring chromosome 2A, IWGSC CS RefSeq v2.1, whole genome shotgun sequence DNA contains the following:
- the LOC123187825 gene encoding pentatricopeptide repeat-containing protein At4g33990: protein MLFSAVRHGLRRRFRSPASPAKAPASPSAAHRRGSHADASPVSHSSLLLRLRSGPALAEARRLHAAVLVGGHRHGAVLAAQLVQVYARLGQIEHALCLLDGMPRRNSFAWNAAIKGLVDAGRFSEALETYRAMVDDGLAAPDGFTYPPVIKACGALGAVEQGRMIREHVEAGVACGDAKPNVFVQCALVDMFAKCGCLGEARSVFESMEQRDVAAWTAMIGGAVHAGDWLDAMCLFSRMRSEGFWADSVIIATVIPACGRVKELRAGTALHGCAVRCGVADDNCVSNALVDMYCKCGCLEMADYLFRSIDFKDVVSWSTLIAGYSQNGMYHASVSLFTEMVASGLKPNSNTMASILPSLSGLKLVRHGKEVHGFSLRHGLDQSKFLGSAFIDFYSRQGFIGEAGTVFELIPKKDLVIWNSVVAAYGVNGETDSALCAFRAMQKVGFKPDHVTVISVLPVCNHHSRLIQGKELHAYVVRHDMSSICSVSNALIDMYCKCCCLEMGKDIFQLMTERDTATYNTLISSLGKHGHEDQAIMLFDQLKRDGIAPDKVTFVALLSCCSHAGLTEQGLHFYDSMLQDYNISPDKEHYSCVVDLYSRSGKLDDAWKFISSLREGTEIDVLGCLLAACRVHNRMDIAELVAKRIFEKNPSDPGYHILLSNIYADAGMWSDVTKIRTIIEERSLKNKTGNSLI, encoded by the coding sequence ATGCTCTTCTCCGCCGTCAGGCACGGGCTCAGACGGCGGTTCCGTTCTCCTGCCTCGCCGGCGAAGGCTCCCGCTTCCCCTTCCGCCGCGCATCGCCGCGGCTCTCACGCGGACGCCTCGCCCGTCTCGCACTCGTCGCTGCTCCTCCGGCTGCGGTCAGGCCCCGCCCTCGCCGAGGCCCGGCGGCTGCACGCCGCTGTGCTCGTCGGCGGCCACCGCCACGGCGCGGTACTCGCCGCTCAGCTGGTGCAAGTGTATGCTAGGCTCGGGCAGATCGAGCACGCGCTTTGTCTGCTCGACGGAATGCCCAGGAGGAACTCCTTCGCGTGGAACGCCGCGATCAAGGGCCTCGTCGACGCCGGACGGTTCTCCGAGGCGCTGGAGACGTACCGGGCAATGGTCGACGATGGCTTGGCTGCGCCAGATGGTTTCACGTACCCGCCCGTCATCAAGGCGTGTGGCGCGCTTGGAGCGGTTGAGCAGGGCCGAATGATAAGAGAGCATGTGGAGGCAGGAGTTGCCTGTGGTGACGCGAAGCCCAATGTGTTTGTGCAGTGCGCGCTCGTGGACATGTTTGCCAAGTGTGGGTGTTTGGGCGAGGCGAGGAGTGTGTTCGAGAGCATGGAGCAAAGGGATGTGGCCGCGTGGACTGCGATGATCGGAGGAGCTGTGCATGCAGGAGATTGGCTCGATGCGATGTGTTTGTTCAGTAGGATGAGATCCGAAGGGTTCTGGGCTGATTCCGTGATCATTGCCACTGTCATCCCAGCGTGTGGCAGGGTGAAAGAGTTGCGAGCTGGAACAGCGTTGCATGGATGCGCGGTAAGATGTGGAGTTGCTGATGATAACTGTGTTTCAAATGCTCTGGTTGATATGTACTGCAAGTGTGGCTGTCTGGAGATGGCTGATTATTTGTTCCGTTCTATCGATTTCAAGGATGTCGTCTCTTGGAGTACATTGATTGCGGGGTATTCGCAGAACGGGATGTATCATGCGAGTGTCAGTTTGTTTACTGAAATGGTTGCTTCAGGGTTAAAACCAAATTCCAATACCATGGCAAGTATACTTCCGAGTCTTTCTGGCCTGAAGTTAGTCAGGCATGGAAAAGAGGTTCATGGCTTCTCGTTAAGACATGGACTTGACCAGAGCAAGTTTCTGGGGAGCGCATTTATTGACTTCTACAGTAGACAAGGATTCATTGGGGAGGCAGGAACCGTATTTGAGCTCATTCCAAAGAAAGATTTGGTCATATGGAATTCAGTGGTTGCAGCGTACGGTGTGAATGGGGAGACAGATTCTGCACTGTGTGCATTCAGGGCGATGCAGAAAGTAGGATTTAAACCTGATCATGTGACTGTTATTTCAGTTCTTCCAGTATGCAATCACCATTCCAGGCTCATACAGGGTAAGGAACTACATGCTTATGTCGTTAGGCATGATATGAGTTCTATCTGCTCAGTTAGTAACGCGCTTATAGATATGTATTGCAAATGCTGTTGCCTAGAAATGGGCAAAGATATTTTTCAGCTGATGACCGAGCGAGATACTGCCACATATaacacattgatttcttctttGGGAAAGCATGGCCATGAAGATCAAGCCATAATGTTATTTGATCAATTGAAGAGAGATGGAATTGCTCCTGACAAAGTCACTTTTGTGGCTCTACTATCTTGTTGCAGTCATGCAGGCCTTACTGAGCAGGGCTTGCACTTTTACGATTCCATGTTACAAGACTACAACATTTCCCCAGATAAGGAGCATTACTCATGTGTTGTTGATCTTTACAGCAGATCTGGGAAACTTGACGATGCTTGGAAGTTCATTTCAAGTTTGAGGGAAGGGACAGAAATAGATGTTCTTGGATGCCTCTTGGCGGCTTGCAGAGTGCATAACAGAATGGATATTGCTGAGCTAGTTGCAAAAAGAATATTTGAAAAGAACCCCAGTGATCCTGGCTATCATATTTTGCTGTCCAATATATATGCTGATGCTGGAATGTGGTCTGATGTGACGAAGATCAGAACCATAATAGAAGAGAGGAGTTTGAAGAATAAAACAGGAAACAGTTTGATTTAA